Proteins from a genomic interval of Symmachiella macrocystis:
- a CDS encoding YHYH protein has protein sequence MKPLRKLLAAAITVLSLATVAWTQFPGGPPPARRHTTTQSTGKLQLVPDTQKPPGKNSVSIQVDGDVRVIRANGIPNHSTGAFPNRGNPHRITAQKYLFRIPAEPEQARRITPLGLQDFGIAVNGIPFDPGAAEFFLGNRQSGWQYEALSGAVRLGIDGNYAHVQPTGAYHYHGLPTELLEILGLKKQSHSPLVGWAADGYPIYAVYGYADAENPESKVKALASSYRLKSGRRPSGRGEPGGQYDGTFVADYEFVEGAGDLDECNGRFCVTPDFPEGTYAYFLTEEWPVIPRAFSGTPSRDFERRRPPSGRGRRPPPRRRR, from the coding sequence GTGAAACCACTACGCAAACTGCTCGCGGCAGCGATCACGGTCCTCTCGCTGGCGACCGTTGCCTGGACGCAATTTCCCGGGGGACCGCCACCGGCGCGGCGGCACACGACGACGCAGTCGACCGGGAAACTGCAGCTCGTTCCTGACACTCAAAAACCGCCGGGAAAGAATAGCGTGTCGATCCAGGTCGACGGTGACGTGCGCGTGATTCGCGCCAACGGCATCCCGAATCATTCGACCGGGGCTTTCCCCAATCGCGGGAATCCGCACCGCATCACTGCACAAAAATACTTGTTCCGCATTCCGGCCGAGCCTGAACAAGCCCGACGGATTACGCCGCTGGGATTGCAGGACTTTGGTATTGCCGTCAACGGCATTCCGTTTGATCCGGGAGCAGCAGAGTTTTTTCTCGGGAATCGGCAAAGCGGTTGGCAATACGAAGCACTGTCGGGAGCGGTTCGATTGGGAATCGATGGAAACTACGCCCACGTGCAACCGACAGGCGCTTACCATTATCACGGACTGCCCACGGAGTTGCTTGAAATACTTGGACTCAAAAAGCAGAGCCATTCTCCGTTGGTCGGTTGGGCAGCGGACGGGTATCCGATCTATGCCGTTTATGGCTACGCCGATGCTGAGAATCCCGAAAGCAAAGTAAAAGCACTCGCCTCAAGTTATCGTTTGAAATCAGGACGTCGCCCCAGCGGCCGCGGCGAACCGGGCGGTCAATACGACGGCACATTTGTCGCCGATTATGAATTCGTCGAGGGCGCGGGAGACCTGGACGAGTGCAACGGCCGCTTTTGTGTCACGCCTGATTTTCCCGAAGGGACGTATGCCTATTTTCTGACCGAAGAGTGGCCGGTGATCCCTCGAGCCTTCAGCGGCACCCCCTCCCGCGACTTCGAACGCCGCCGCCCACCCAGTGGTCGTGGCCGCCGTCCGCCACCGCGACGTCGGCGTTAG
- a CDS encoding DUF7716 domain-containing protein: MPLTFHNLGFVLSHIYEFPRWCAVYLPTVDRYEADTQCIVAVPTTHSEAEEDTLHRLCLAHGFKNWLNIAVISDTCDDAADQTEPALIAVFNQDCREGEWLWRMMDFRNPDSSPYRTS; the protein is encoded by the coding sequence ATGCCACTTACATTTCACAACCTTGGCTTTGTGCTATCCCACATTTACGAATTTCCCCGTTGGTGTGCCGTCTATCTACCGACAGTCGATCGGTATGAGGCTGATACTCAATGTATCGTCGCGGTTCCAACCACCCACTCCGAGGCCGAAGAGGATACACTTCATCGCCTTTGCCTAGCGCACGGTTTTAAGAACTGGCTCAATATCGCTGTGATTTCGGACACTTGCGATGACGCAGCGGATCAGACCGAGCCCGCACTTATTGCTGTCTTCAATCAGGACTGCCGCGAAGGTGAATGGCTGTGGAGAATGATGGATTTCCGAAATCCAGATTCCTCGCCATACAGAACTTCATGA
- a CDS encoding SMI1/KNR4 family protein yields the protein MSHIPCTGDQDADAFIHTIRRRLIAIADEPPYRYINTTPEDRAEYEAKKRSFTGYALEEILAVESRLDIRFPAVYRAFLHIMGISNGDLFCGSNVASLENYDQLQEFAQDLIHECHVNWQLDKKAFVFLGHQGYTFNYFIADGRFDSPVHQYVENDQSGTQCSPGFAEFIDAEVSLAEQNNQNIRDAGGYFLTIADGCVSQEHPTRNSGIRPLDLPDQTSEASKNEKHIRSLKPWWRFGKPVVKE from the coding sequence ATGTCTCATATACCGTGCACGGGAGATCAGGATGCGGACGCTTTCATTCATACGATTCGGCGGCGACTTATTGCAATTGCCGATGAGCCTCCGTATCGCTACATCAATACTACACCCGAAGATCGTGCGGAGTACGAAGCTAAAAAACGATCGTTCACAGGTTACGCGCTCGAAGAAATCCTAGCGGTTGAGTCTCGCCTCGACATTCGATTTCCCGCAGTCTATCGTGCGTTTCTTCACATCATGGGCATCTCGAATGGAGATCTTTTCTGTGGATCGAATGTCGCATCACTCGAGAACTACGATCAATTGCAGGAATTTGCTCAGGATCTCATACACGAATGCCACGTCAATTGGCAATTGGATAAAAAGGCATTCGTTTTTCTAGGACATCAAGGTTATACATTCAATTACTTTATTGCAGACGGTCGTTTCGACAGCCCAGTTCACCAATATGTCGAGAATGACCAATCGGGGACGCAATGCTCTCCGGGTTTTGCTGAATTCATCGATGCCGAGGTTAGCTTGGCAGAACAAAACAACCAAAATATCCGTGACGCCGGTGGCTATTTTCTCACGATTGCAGATGGTTGCGTTTCGCAAGAACATCCGACTCGTAATTCAGGCATTCGCCCACTTGATCTCCCAGATCAAACCTCTGAAGCTAGCAAGAATGAAAAACACATTCGCAGTCTTAAGCCTTGGTGGCGTTTTGGTAAGCCCGTAGTAAAGGAATAA
- a CDS encoding 3-keto-disaccharide hydrolase — MSRHRLTVCRMLFLLCGPLLSACNSAADKPIDPPATTEVETPAPVVEEPPFELEEGFVFLANHEDMSEFTVPVGEAATWSIEGHTIRCGGRPRGYLATKKSYRNFTLRLDFRYERPKNLKDDDKFKGNTGYMMYINNDNTPWPACVEVQGKYVQLAKIVAIGGADAVEATDDEEARIQHRKPAGQWNSLEIQSQDGALLSILNGVKIAESQPGPLTEGPIGFQAEDWKIDFRNVRIQEN, encoded by the coding sequence ATGTCTCGTCATCGTCTGACAGTTTGTCGTATGTTGTTCCTGCTCTGCGGCCCGCTGTTGTCCGCCTGCAATTCCGCCGCCGACAAACCAATCGACCCGCCCGCTACGACCGAAGTAGAAACCCCGGCGCCAGTCGTCGAGGAACCGCCGTTTGAATTGGAAGAGGGCTTCGTATTCCTCGCCAATCACGAAGACATGAGCGAATTCACCGTCCCGGTCGGTGAGGCAGCAACGTGGTCCATCGAAGGACACACCATTCGCTGCGGCGGCCGCCCCCGTGGGTACTTAGCCACCAAGAAGAGTTACCGCAACTTTACGCTGCGGCTCGATTTTCGCTATGAGCGGCCCAAGAACCTGAAGGACGACGACAAGTTCAAAGGGAATACCGGCTATATGATGTACATCAACAACGACAACACCCCCTGGCCGGCCTGCGTTGAGGTGCAGGGGAAATATGTACAACTCGCAAAAATCGTCGCCATCGGCGGCGCGGACGCCGTCGAAGCGACCGACGACGAGGAAGCCCGCATCCAACACCGCAAACCGGCCGGACAATGGAACAGCCTGGAAATCCAATCCCAAGACGGCGCACTGTTGTCGATTCTCAACGGCGTAAAAATCGCCGAAAGCCAACCCGGCCCCCTCACCGAAGGCCCAATTGGCTTCCAAGCGGAAGATTGGAAAATCGATTTTCGTAACGTGCGGATTCAGGAGAATTAA
- a CDS encoding DUF6985 domain-containing protein, translating into MTDNLDLTDLKWDAECEEWCSQITIPELASCDASTEQRIPISTDLSQASFPLLVHNRMGNEQPTGWQCEALSFFNGHRAEIVGNSLQAILEWYVPYVDEYRQVFQAYSPPDDSLDDLDKDFPVIDNTDQLRALIALDCVVVHEASRGGVSDIGLCFDCCWDDEHGLGVLVNKLDVVKMGGADVATEDRYETFLNGTEWKLAPETSG; encoded by the coding sequence ATGACGGACAATCTAGACCTAACCGACTTGAAATGGGACGCAGAATGCGAGGAGTGGTGTTCGCAGATTACCATTCCGGAACTCGCCTCATGCGACGCATCCACTGAACAACGCATCCCAATATCAACGGACCTTTCGCAGGCATCTTTCCCGTTGTTGGTCCACAACCGCATGGGCAACGAGCAACCCACGGGTTGGCAGTGCGAAGCTCTTTCGTTTTTCAACGGGCATCGTGCGGAGATTGTTGGCAATTCCCTGCAAGCGATCCTGGAATGGTATGTTCCTTATGTTGATGAATACCGCCAAGTGTTCCAAGCATATTCCCCACCGGACGACAGCCTTGATGACTTGGACAAAGACTTCCCGGTAATTGACAACACCGACCAGTTGCGTGCATTGATTGCGCTGGATTGTGTGGTCGTCCACGAAGCGTCGCGCGGCGGAGTCTCCGACATCGGGCTCTGCTTCGATTGTTGCTGGGATGATGAACACGGACTGGGGGTGTTGGTAAATAAGCTAGACGTAGTTAAAATGGGAGGTGCGGATGTTGCCACGGAGGACCGGTATGAGACATTTCTCAATGGCACGGAATGGAAACTGGCCCCGGAGACGTCTGGTTAA